The following coding sequences lie in one Synechococcus sp. PCC 7336 genomic window:
- the efp gene encoding elongation factor P yields the protein MISSNDFRTGTSIELDGSPWKVLEFLHVKPGKGSAFVRTKLKNMQTGNVMEKTFRAGEMVPQANLEKVDMQYLYKDGDDYVFMDMESYEQSPLTEAQIGEQIKYLKDGMDVAILRWNELVIAVELPNTVVLEVVETDPGVKGDTATGGTKPAKLETGAEIQVPLFIKIGETIKVDTRNDSYLGREN from the coding sequence ATGATTTCTAGCAACGATTTTCGGACAGGCACCTCCATTGAGCTGGATGGCAGCCCCTGGAAAGTGCTCGAATTTTTGCATGTGAAACCGGGTAAGGGGTCTGCCTTTGTGCGGACGAAGCTCAAAAACATGCAAACTGGGAATGTGATGGAAAAAACCTTCCGGGCGGGGGAGATGGTGCCCCAAGCCAATCTCGAAAAAGTGGACATGCAGTATCTCTATAAAGACGGGGATGACTATGTGTTTATGGATATGGAGTCTTACGAGCAGAGTCCATTAACTGAGGCGCAAATTGGAGAGCAAATTAAATACCTCAAAGACGGTATGGATGTGGCCATCCTACGTTGGAACGAGCTGGTGATTGCAGTGGAGTTGCCCAATACGGTGGTCTTAGAAGTGGTCGAAACCGATCCTGGCGTTAAAGGGGACACCGCAACTGGCGGCACCAAGCCAGCCAAACTGGAAACTGGAGCTGAGATTCAGGTGCCCCTGTTTATCAAGATTGGCGAAACGATTAAAGTGGATACCCGTAACGATTCTTACCTAGGTCGCGAAAACTAG
- a CDS encoding glycosyltransferase family 1 protein: protein MNVLLVANYPPDRQESMRRFARMMQEGLVRLGHEVRPIYPEPRFAAKDAAPTGWNKWLGYIDKFAIFPQQLRGQLDWADVVHICDHSNAAYVGVLQNIPHVITCHDLLAIRGAWGDAEAACSASFAGKLLQRWILSGLRRSRAIACVSEYTANDARTWVGQHNPRGQIRTILNALNHNYRQLPPEQVEGRLSTLEQLDRSQPFLLHVGSNLPRKNRDGLLKSFADICDRWSGNLVFAGAPLNESLSEMVQHLQLSDRVVQVPKPSNDCLEALYNRAFALLFPSKSEGFGWPAIEAQACGCPVICSDRTALPEVVGEAGMVCPIDDRAAFGEAVLQLCEPQVRSEYVRRGLENVKRFEPDRMVAEYVALYEELTSC from the coding sequence ATGAATGTTTTGCTCGTGGCTAACTACCCTCCCGATCGCCAGGAGAGTATGCGGCGCTTTGCCCGCATGATGCAGGAGGGCTTAGTCCGGCTGGGGCACGAGGTTCGCCCCATCTACCCCGAGCCCAGGTTTGCGGCCAAAGATGCGGCTCCGACCGGATGGAATAAATGGTTGGGCTATATCGATAAGTTTGCAATCTTTCCACAGCAGTTGCGAGGCCAGCTCGATTGGGCGGATGTGGTTCATATTTGCGATCATTCCAACGCTGCCTATGTTGGGGTTCTGCAGAACATTCCCCATGTCATCACCTGCCACGATTTACTCGCGATTCGAGGGGCCTGGGGGGATGCGGAGGCTGCCTGTTCGGCCTCATTTGCTGGCAAGCTGCTGCAGCGGTGGATCTTGTCGGGGCTGCGGCGATCGCGGGCGATCGCCTGCGTCTCCGAATATACGGCCAATGACGCTCGAACTTGGGTGGGTCAGCACAACCCTCGGGGCCAAATCCGCACGATCCTCAACGCCTTGAACCACAACTACCGGCAACTCCCTCCCGAACAGGTGGAGGGCAGACTCTCCACCCTAGAGCAGCTCGATCGCTCCCAGCCCTTCCTCCTCCACGTGGGCTCCAACCTGCCGCGCAAAAACCGCGACGGTTTACTGAAGAGTTTTGCCGACATCTGCGATCGCTGGTCGGGCAATCTCGTATTTGCCGGTGCCCCCCTCAATGAATCCCTGTCTGAGATGGTGCAGCACCTCCAGTTGAGCGATCGCGTCGTGCAAGTCCCCAAACCCTCTAACGACTGTTTGGAAGCCCTCTACAACCGCGCATTTGCCCTGCTGTTTCCCTCCAAGTCAGAAGGATTTGGCTGGCCTGCGATCGAGGCACAAGCCTGCGGCTGTCCCGTGATTTGTAGCGATCGCACTGCCCTGCCGGAAGTGGTGGGCGAGGCTGGAATGGTCTGCCCGATTGACGATCGGGCGGCCTTTGGCGAGGCTGTGTTACAGCTTTGCGAGCCTCAAGTGCGTTCGGAATACGTGCGTCGGGGATTGGAGAATGTCAAGCGGTTCGAGCCCGATCGGATGGTGGCCGAATATGTTGCACTCTACGAGGAGCTGACATCGTGTTGA
- a CDS encoding glycosyltransferase family 2 protein, translating into MNIVAIVLTFNSEASIAQVIESCQELVARILVVDSYSSDRSLDIVRSYRCELVQHEFKNYSKQRNWAQDYANLAPEDWVLHLDSDEVISPELAASIRQLKASDSEPDVDGYLIRRLSYFLGKPIRYGNINPSWHLRLFRAKCGQCEERLYDQHYIVPGATRKLAGTMLDLQLTSLETWTASHNRWSTAEAAEVNRRISQAKEEAQTLPATLRGDIRMKKRWLKNNIWYKSPPLLRPFLFFFYSYFLRLGFLDGRAGLIFHVLQSFWFRFLVDAKLVELHMQQDRQDPLESTSQPQQESA; encoded by the coding sequence ATGAATATCGTTGCCATTGTTTTGACGTTTAATTCCGAAGCTTCGATCGCCCAGGTGATCGAATCCTGTCAGGAACTGGTTGCGCGCATTCTGGTAGTGGACTCCTACAGCAGCGATCGCAGCCTCGATATCGTTCGCTCCTATCGCTGCGAGCTGGTGCAACACGAATTCAAAAACTATTCCAAACAGCGCAACTGGGCTCAGGACTATGCCAACTTGGCCCCAGAGGATTGGGTCTTGCATCTCGACAGCGACGAGGTAATCTCGCCCGAACTGGCGGCCAGTATTCGCCAACTGAAGGCCAGCGATTCAGAGCCCGATGTGGATGGCTACTTGATTCGGCGGCTCTCCTACTTTCTAGGCAAACCCATTCGCTACGGCAACATCAATCCCAGTTGGCACCTGCGCCTGTTTCGGGCCAAGTGCGGTCAGTGTGAAGAACGTCTCTACGACCAGCACTACATTGTGCCGGGAGCCACCCGCAAACTCGCAGGCACGATGTTAGATCTGCAGCTCACTAGCCTCGAAACCTGGACCGCCTCCCACAACCGCTGGTCCACTGCCGAAGCCGCCGAAGTCAACCGCAGGATCTCCCAGGCCAAAGAGGAGGCCCAAACGTTACCGGCGACTCTGCGCGGGGACATCCGCATGAAAAAGCGCTGGCTCAAAAATAATATCTGGTACAAGAGCCCGCCTCTACTGCGTCCGTTTCTCTTCTTCTTCTACAGCTACTTCCTGCGTCTCGGCTTTTTAGATGGGCGGGCAGGCTTGATTTTCCACGTTCTGCAATCCTTCTGGTTCCGCTTTTTAGTCGATGCCAAGCTGGTGGAACTGCACATGCAGCAAGATCGGCAAGATCCGCTCGAATCGACCTCGCAGCCCCAGCAAGAATCGGCTTAA
- the accB gene encoding acetyl-CoA carboxylase biotin carboxyl carrier protein, translating into MESSSSLNSVNWQEIRNLLAAIDQSDVVEFSLEVQDFSLSIRKPDRSTAANAPSAPALQPADESTSTVVSSPPIPTEVATPTAPSPASQPTDRWIPVTAPMVGTFYEASAPGEPPFVSPGDRVTVGQAVCIIEAMKLMNELEAEVAGTIAEIVAKNAEPVEFGQVLMYIDPA; encoded by the coding sequence ATGGAGAGCAGTTCATCCTTGAATTCAGTTAATTGGCAGGAGATTCGCAATCTGCTTGCGGCGATCGACCAATCCGATGTGGTCGAGTTTTCGTTAGAAGTTCAAGACTTTAGCCTTTCGATCCGCAAACCCGATCGCAGTACGGCTGCGAACGCGCCATCGGCACCGGCTCTGCAGCCCGCTGACGAGTCGACATCTACTGTTGTTTCTTCCCCCCCCATTCCAACAGAAGTTGCTACTCCGACCGCTCCCAGCCCAGCTAGTCAGCCTACCGATCGCTGGATTCCGGTGACGGCCCCGATGGTGGGTACGTTTTATGAAGCATCCGCTCCTGGAGAACCACCGTTCGTGAGTCCTGGCGATCGCGTCACTGTGGGCCAAGCGGTTTGCATTATCGAAGCAATGAAGTTAATGAACGAGCTGGAAGCTGAGGTGGCAGGCACGATCGCCGAAATTGTGGCCAAGAATGCCGAACCGGTCGAGTTTGGCCAAGTGCTGATGTATATCGATCCCGCTTGA
- a CDS encoding Uma2 family endonuclease, whose product MVQFNPRQHLPTQDELPETDFAPVDSELQTLVASLLGDILAWHWRDRSDWFWGINLGVYYKLNTPAIVPDGFLSLGVEQFDRSDGRQSYVVWHEGALPLLVVEYVSRSYGQEYGSKLADYASIGVLYYVIYNPVYCRRKRRQPLEIYRLEGDRYVLLEGDPVWLPEIGLGLGREFGTYRNCQREWLYWYDREGNRLTAPAEVAERENLRAEQEALRAEQALRAQQASQRAEREALRQAQQASQRAEREALLAQQEALRAEQESQRAEQESQRAEQESQRAERERQLREHLLNKLRQKGIDPNTL is encoded by the coding sequence ATGGTACAGTTCAACCCCCGGCAACACCTCCCCACTCAAGACGAACTGCCCGAAACTGACTTTGCCCCTGTGGATAGCGAATTGCAAACGCTCGTCGCCAGCCTCCTGGGCGACATCCTCGCTTGGCACTGGCGCGATCGCAGCGATTGGTTCTGGGGCATCAACTTAGGGGTTTATTACAAACTCAATACACCTGCTATTGTCCCGGATGGGTTTTTGAGTCTGGGGGTGGAACAGTTCGATCGCTCGGACGGCAGACAGAGCTATGTGGTCTGGCATGAGGGCGCACTCCCGCTTCTGGTGGTGGAATACGTCTCTCGCAGCTACGGGCAAGAGTACGGTTCCAAGCTGGCAGACTACGCCAGTATCGGAGTGTTGTACTACGTCATCTACAATCCCGTTTACTGCAGGCGAAAACGGCGTCAGCCCCTAGAGATTTACCGATTGGAAGGCGATCGCTATGTCTTGCTGGAGGGCGATCCCGTTTGGTTGCCCGAGATTGGCCTGGGCTTGGGCAGAGAGTTTGGCACCTACAGAAATTGCCAGAGAGAGTGGCTGTACTGGTACGATCGAGAGGGGAATCGATTGACGGCACCTGCAGAGGTTGCCGAGCGGGAGAACCTGCGGGCGGAGCAGGAAGCTTTGCGGGCTGAACAGGCTTTACGGGCTCAGCAGGCAAGCCAACGCGCTGAACGAGAAGCATTGCGACAGGCTCAGCAGGCAAGCCAGCGCGCTGAACGGGAAGCATTACTGGCTCAGCAGGAAGCTTTGCGGGCCGAGCAGGAGAGCCAGCGGGCCGAGCAGGAGAGCCAGCGAGCTGAGCAGGAAAGTCAACGGGCCGAACGGGAACGACAGTTGCGCGAACACTTGCTGAACAAACTCCGACAGAAGGGAATCGATCCAAATACGCTCTAA
- a CDS encoding glycosyltransferase family 4 protein, whose translation MSILLTHPCGNTFVRSLASGLQEAGQLEAFYTALSIKPADPYLHWLPEGVQKELLRRFYDLPVEKIATRPWREALRLASLRLGWRWPVRHEIGWACVDAVFRDLDRHVARQLAQLPERLQGVYCYEDGALQTFAEARQLGLKCLYDLPIGYWRAAREIQQEEAELNPAWADTIVAMRDSEAKLARKDRELAGADAIFVASSFTRKTLELAPQIDAPIHVIPYGAPPVAATPRRVSPPGEALKVLFVGSLGQRKGVSYLLDAVEILGDRVELTLIGRPTGPCEPLERALDTYRWIESLPHAGVLAEMRRHDVLVFPSLFEGFGLVLLEAMAQGLPAIATDRTAAPDLFADGVDGWLIPIRSPEAIAEKLELLDRDRDRLAEMGEAARATARRQTWSVYSRTMVKAIAHCM comes from the coding sequence GTGTCAATTCTCTTAACTCATCCCTGTGGCAACACCTTCGTGCGTTCTCTAGCTTCTGGCTTGCAGGAAGCGGGCCAACTGGAAGCGTTTTACACCGCCCTCTCCATCAAGCCCGCCGATCCCTATCTGCACTGGTTGCCAGAGGGAGTCCAGAAAGAGCTGCTGCGCCGCTTCTACGATCTGCCGGTGGAGAAAATCGCCACGCGCCCGTGGCGGGAGGCATTGCGCTTAGCCTCGCTGCGCTTGGGCTGGCGGTGGCCTGTGCGCCATGAAATCGGCTGGGCCTGCGTGGATGCGGTATTTAGGGATCTCGATCGCCACGTAGCCCGCCAATTGGCCCAGTTGCCAGAACGATTGCAGGGGGTCTACTGCTATGAAGATGGCGCGCTGCAAACCTTTGCAGAGGCCCGCCAACTGGGTCTGAAGTGCCTCTACGATCTGCCGATTGGATATTGGCGGGCCGCTCGGGAAATTCAACAGGAGGAAGCCGAGCTCAATCCTGCTTGGGCCGACACCATCGTGGCGATGCGCGACAGTGAGGCCAAGTTAGCACGTAAAGACCGAGAGCTCGCCGGAGCCGATGCCATCTTTGTGGCGAGCAGTTTCACCCGCAAAACCCTCGAACTGGCCCCCCAAATCGACGCCCCCATCCACGTCATCCCTTATGGCGCTCCCCCCGTGGCTGCCACACCGCGCCGCGTTTCTCCCCCTGGCGAGGCGCTCAAGGTGTTATTTGTGGGCAGTTTGGGGCAGCGTAAGGGAGTGTCTTACCTACTCGATGCCGTCGAAATTTTGGGCGATCGGGTCGAGCTCACATTGATCGGTCGGCCCACTGGCCCCTGTGAGCCCCTCGAACGAGCCCTCGACACCTATCGCTGGATTGAATCGCTGCCCCATGCAGGAGTGCTGGCCGAGATGCGCCGCCACGATGTCCTTGTATTCCCCTCTCTATTTGAAGGCTTTGGCCTCGTCCTGCTGGAAGCGATGGCCCAAGGATTGCCCGCCATTGCCACCGATCGCACTGCCGCCCCCGATCTGTTCGCTGACGGTGTGGACGGTTGGTTAATTCCCATCCGTTCGCCAGAGGCGATCGCCGAAAAACTGGAGCTGCTCGATCGCGATCGCGATCGTCTGGCCGAGATGGGGGAAGCGGCCCGCGCCACCGCTCGACGGCAAACCTGGTCGGTTTATAGCCGTACCATGGTAAAAGCGATCGCCCACTGCATGTAG
- a CDS encoding DapH/DapD/GlmU-related protein gives MDATQFQTHASKHSLNSPWPLHHRLRVLLWATCWTLLCSWTPKPLNRWRVWVLKRFGCKVMGSVFVHQRARIQIPWHVTLHDRACIGDRANLYSLGEIELGERTVVAQECYLCTGTHDFSIRSYPLMTAKIAIGKDVFLGARTFVLPGLTVGDGALVGACSVVTKDLPSWQVCAGNPCKPVKPRQFEGVLEAIDC, from the coding sequence ATGGACGCTACTCAATTCCAAACTCACGCATCCAAGCATTCCCTCAATTCCCCTTGGCCGCTGCACCATCGCTTGCGAGTGCTGTTGTGGGCCACCTGCTGGACGCTGCTGTGTAGCTGGACGCCAAAACCCCTGAATCGCTGGCGAGTCTGGGTGCTGAAACGATTTGGCTGCAAAGTGATGGGGTCGGTCTTTGTCCACCAAAGAGCCCGCATTCAAATCCCCTGGCATGTGACTTTGCACGATCGCGCTTGTATCGGCGATCGGGCCAATCTCTATTCCCTCGGCGAAATTGAACTGGGAGAACGGACTGTTGTCGCTCAAGAATGTTATTTATGTACGGGCACCCACGATTTCTCCATCCGTAGCTATCCCCTCATGACCGCCAAAATTGCGATCGGTAAGGATGTCTTCTTAGGGGCTAGAACATTTGTGCTGCCGGGACTGACGGTGGGGGACGGAGCTTTAGTGGGGGCTTGTTCGGTGGTCACTAAAGATTTACCCTCCTGGCAAGTCTGCGCGGGCAATCCCTGCAAGCCCGTCAAGCCTCGCCAGTTTGAGGGAGTCCTAGAAGCGATCGATTGCTAA
- a CDS encoding Fur family transcriptional regulator produces MTELAQSLEDALALCQAQNLRLSRQRRYILELLWQSHEHLSAREIYDRLNQKDKPIGHTSVYQNLEALSAHGVIECIDRAEGRRYGSRNDMHSHINCLETDSIVDVDLELPAEVLQQVEAKTGMKITNYRIDFFGVPNGPRN; encoded by the coding sequence ATGACTGAACTAGCCCAATCCCTCGAAGATGCCTTGGCCCTATGCCAAGCGCAAAACCTGCGCTTGAGTCGCCAGCGTCGCTACATTCTCGAACTCCTGTGGCAATCGCACGAGCATCTATCTGCTCGCGAGATCTACGATCGCCTCAACCAAAAAGACAAGCCCATCGGCCATACCTCGGTCTATCAGAATTTAGAGGCCCTCTCCGCCCACGGCGTGATTGAATGCATCGATCGGGCGGAAGGCCGTCGGTACGGCAGCCGCAACGACATGCACAGCCACATTAACTGCCTCGAAACCGATAGCATTGTGGATGTGGATCTCGAGTTACCCGCTGAGGTTCTCCAGCAAGTGGAAGCCAAAACTGGGATGAAAATTACCAACTACCGCATCGATTTCTTCGGCGTTCCCAATGGGCCTCGGAACTAA
- a CDS encoding IS4 family transposase: MSGEGEPLGLLSQFIWNRKQRRGKKEKRSVTPIEQKESYRWIATLAAVERELAGQEQVVHIGDREADIFELFAHPRADNRELLIRARHNRKLSHELGKFIPTLEQAPVLGAMSLQVQRNPKRAARIAQLQVRAMAVTLEVPSHHLKAASLEPVRLNAIFVEETVPPDDGAQPIRWVLLTSLPVESFEQVCQCIRWYSYRWLIERFHFTLKSGCGIEQLQLQSYERLLKALATYNVVAWRLMWLTYRARLTPQASCELVLQPAEWRLLRRKFVPKSRSQKPPTLQQAMLWIARLGGFLARKGDGNPGLKTLWRGLTKLHHLLEGAQLASQS; this comes from the coding sequence GTGAGCGGCGAGGGAGAACCCTTAGGTCTGTTGAGTCAATTCATCTGGAATCGCAAACAGCGGCGCGGGAAGAAAGAAAAACGCTCAGTGACTCCCATCGAGCAAAAGGAAAGCTATCGCTGGATAGCAACTCTCGCAGCCGTAGAGCGAGAGCTCGCGGGCCAAGAGCAAGTGGTTCATATTGGCGATCGAGAAGCAGACATCTTCGAACTGTTTGCCCATCCCCGTGCGGACAACAGGGAGTTACTCATCCGCGCAAGGCACAATCGCAAACTTAGCCACGAGCTGGGCAAGTTCATCCCCACCCTCGAACAAGCCCCAGTCTTGGGAGCGATGAGCCTGCAAGTGCAGCGTAATCCCAAGCGAGCGGCCCGCATTGCCCAGTTGCAGGTGCGGGCGATGGCGGTGACGCTGGAGGTGCCATCGCATCACCTCAAAGCCGCGAGCTTAGAGCCCGTGCGCCTCAATGCCATCTTCGTGGAAGAAACCGTCCCCCCTGATGATGGCGCTCAGCCGATTCGCTGGGTTCTGCTGACCAGCTTGCCAGTTGAGAGCTTCGAGCAGGTCTGTCAGTGCATCCGCTGGTATAGCTACCGCTGGCTGATTGAGCGGTTTCACTTCACCCTCAAAAGTGGCTGTGGCATCGAACAGCTCCAACTGCAAAGCTATGAGCGCTTGCTCAAGGCTCTGGCAACCTACAACGTTGTAGCTTGGCGATTGATGTGGCTGACCTACCGCGCTCGACTCACCCCGCAAGCCTCCTGTGAGCTCGTTTTACAGCCTGCTGAATGGCGGCTGTTACGACGCAAGTTTGTGCCGAAAAGTCGCTCTCAAAAGCCACCCACTCTGCAACAGGCAATGCTGTGGATTGCTCGATTGGGAGGCTTCTTGGCTCGCAAGGGCGATGGCAACCCTGGATTGAAGACGCTTTGGCGAGGGCTGACCAAACTCCACCATTTGCTTGAAGGGGCTCAACTGGCTTCTCAAAGCTAG
- a CDS encoding ion channel has protein sequence MRSRSFIRQLLVQFRARLPKLLDPAGPHFEQRVVTRSGLPNVIEVGEDHSHLSDLYHLLLTMPWMGFFGLVFFIYMGANGIFALLYLAGGNAIARAEPGSFWDAFFFSVQTMASLGYGAMHPDSFYTDLIVTLESLVGLLGLATITGIVFARVSRPTARVIFSDVATVSRYNGVPTLMFRMRNQRRNQILEGQIMLTLLLREVSEEGQLMYRFHSLDLVRSQTPIFALTWTVMHAIDRASPLYGMDRAKLSKLDGEIIATLTGLDETFSQTIHARHSYLSSEIFWNYRFIDVFSTRPDGRRVVNYLHFHDVIPEGEQHPSERAA, from the coding sequence ATGCGGTCTCGGTCATTTATCCGCCAACTACTGGTCCAGTTCCGCGCGCGACTTCCCAAACTCCTAGATCCCGCAGGGCCTCATTTCGAGCAGCGGGTGGTCACGCGCTCCGGCTTGCCCAACGTTATTGAAGTGGGAGAAGATCATTCCCATTTGAGCGATCTGTACCACCTATTGCTGACGATGCCCTGGATGGGTTTTTTTGGGCTGGTATTTTTTATCTACATGGGGGCCAATGGGATATTTGCCCTGCTTTATTTAGCGGGGGGCAATGCGATCGCGCGAGCAGAGCCGGGATCGTTTTGGGATGCATTCTTCTTTAGCGTGCAAACGATGGCCTCGTTGGGATACGGTGCCATGCATCCAGACAGTTTTTATACCGATCTAATCGTCACACTAGAGTCGTTGGTGGGGCTGCTGGGTTTGGCCACTATCACCGGGATTGTGTTTGCGCGGGTGTCGCGTCCGACCGCACGGGTGATTTTCAGCGATGTAGCAACGGTGTCTCGCTACAATGGCGTGCCGACATTGATGTTTCGAATGCGCAATCAGCGGCGCAATCAGATTCTAGAAGGGCAAATTATGCTGACGCTGCTGCTGCGGGAGGTGAGTGAAGAGGGACAGTTGATGTATCGCTTTCACAGCCTCGACTTAGTGCGATCGCAAACGCCCATTTTTGCTCTCACCTGGACCGTTATGCACGCGATCGATCGCGCCAGTCCCCTGTACGGTATGGATCGAGCTAAGCTATCGAAGCTGGATGGAGAAATTATTGCAACGCTGACGGGGTTAGACGAGACCTTTTCCCAAACCATTCATGCCCGTCACTCATACCTCTCCAGCGAAATTTTTTGGAATTATCGCTTTATCGATGTGTTCTCCACTAGACCTGACGGTCGCCGTGTCGTAAACTATCTCCACTTTCACGATGTCATTCCCGAGGGGGAACAGCATCCCTCCGAACGGGCTGCTTAG
- a CDS encoding shikimate dehydrogenase translates to MTATPLSIDGATQLLGLIGNPVAHSLSPAMHNAALARMGVNAVYLPLPVATEGVGAALAGLAAIGVRGINVTIPHKQTAMPFLQEVSARAQQVGAVNTIYPLSGGGWGGTNTDVSGFLYPLQQLDRPWSASTAIVLGSGGAARAAIQGCFELGFARVVAVGRSRDRLLSLTRTWSQLQTATWDELAALLPETLLIANATPIGMQSESDPAEIASTPLSLEHLARLPREAIVYDLVYIPKPTALLKYAAARELVAIDGLEMLVQQGAIALSLWLGGREVPVEVMRRAALAHLGLD, encoded by the coding sequence GTGACTGCAACTCCCCTCTCGATCGACGGTGCCACTCAACTTTTGGGTTTGATTGGCAATCCCGTGGCCCACAGTTTGTCTCCAGCCATGCACAATGCAGCACTGGCTCGGATGGGCGTCAATGCAGTTTACTTGCCCTTGCCCGTAGCCACGGAAGGGGTCGGGGCAGCCTTAGCTGGATTGGCGGCGATTGGAGTGCGGGGCATCAACGTCACCATCCCCCACAAACAAACGGCGATGCCGTTTTTGCAAGAGGTTTCCGCTAGGGCACAACAGGTAGGGGCCGTGAATACGATCTACCCGCTCTCTGGTGGCGGCTGGGGGGGCACGAATACGGATGTGAGTGGCTTCCTTTATCCGCTGCAGCAACTCGATCGCCCCTGGTCGGCGTCAACGGCCATAGTGCTGGGTTCGGGTGGAGCGGCGCGGGCCGCCATTCAGGGGTGTTTCGAGCTTGGGTTCGCTCGGGTGGTCGCTGTAGGTCGATCTCGCGATCGCCTGCTGTCCTTAACCCGAACCTGGTCCCAATTGCAAACCGCCACCTGGGACGAGCTCGCCGCTCTCCTGCCCGAAACCCTGTTAATCGCGAACGCCACCCCGATTGGCATGCAATCGGAGTCCGATCCCGCCGAGATCGCCAGCACCCCCCTCTCCCTCGAACACCTGGCACGGTTACCGAGAGAGGCGATCGTCTACGACTTGGTCTATATTCCCAAACCGACGGCGTTGCTCAAATATGCTGCTGCCCGCGAACTCGTTGCCATCGACGGGTTAGAGATGTTGGTACAGCAGGGGGCGATCGCCCTGTCCCTGTGGCTGGGCGGGCGAGAGGTGCCGGTGGAGGTGATGCGTCGAGCGGCTTTGGCCCATCTCGGGCTGGATTAA
- a CDS encoding glycosyltransferase, giving the protein MKILQIITSLDPDGGGPAENVRQSSRALSDLGHQIELASLDAPDAPWLQALDYPVYALGPGKTSYAYAPKFVPWLQANVGHYDCAIVRGLWQYSGFGTWQVLRDRDIPYFVFPHGMLDPWFKRRYPLKHLKKWLYWPWGEYRVLRDARAVLFTCEQERQLARESFGLYHCNEVVVNYGTRTPPNEPERQKQAFFDRFPQLRDRRLLLFLSRIHPKKGCDLLIEAFATVASSDNRLHLVMAGPDKVDWQAQLEERARQLGIAARITWTGMLSDDAKWGAIRAAEAFVLPSHQENFGIAVVEAMACQVPVLISTQVNIWREIVADRAGLAAEDTLEGTLQLLQQWLALDESERRQMQTLAQQSFFKRFEISQAARDLVAAIEGTPDQCEAIADVR; this is encoded by the coding sequence ATGAAAATTCTACAAATCATCACCTCCCTCGATCCTGACGGCGGCGGCCCCGCCGAAAATGTGCGTCAATCCAGCCGCGCTCTGTCCGATCTGGGCCACCAGATCGAACTCGCCAGCCTAGACGCCCCCGATGCCCCTTGGCTGCAGGCTTTAGACTACCCCGTTTATGCTTTGGGACCGGGGAAAACCAGTTATGCCTATGCCCCCAAGTTCGTACCTTGGCTGCAGGCCAATGTCGGCCACTACGACTGCGCGATCGTGCGGGGGCTGTGGCAGTATAGCGGCTTCGGCACCTGGCAGGTGCTGCGCGATCGCGATATCCCCTATTTTGTCTTTCCCCACGGCATGTTAGACCCCTGGTTCAAGCGACGCTATCCCCTCAAACACCTGAAAAAATGGCTGTACTGGCCTTGGGGTGAATATCGCGTCCTGCGGGATGCTCGGGCGGTGTTGTTCACCTGCGAGCAGGAACGGCAATTGGCACGAGAATCGTTTGGGCTTTACCACTGCAACGAAGTGGTGGTGAACTACGGCACCCGCACCCCTCCCAATGAGCCAGAACGGCAGAAACAGGCATTCTTCGATCGCTTCCCACAACTGCGCGATCGCCGCTTACTCCTATTCCTCAGTCGCATCCACCCCAAAAAAGGCTGCGATCTGCTAATTGAAGCCTTTGCCACAGTCGCCAGCAGCGACAATCGCTTGCACCTAGTGATGGCAGGACCGGACAAAGTGGACTGGCAAGCGCAGCTTGAGGAACGAGCCCGACAGTTGGGGATTGCCGCCCGCATTACCTGGACTGGGATGTTGTCGGATGATGCCAAATGGGGGGCGATACGAGCTGCTGAAGCCTTTGTGTTACCCTCCCATCAAGAAAACTTCGGCATTGCCGTGGTGGAAGCGATGGCCTGTCAAGTTCCCGTGCTGATCTCCACACAGGTGAACATCTGGCGGGAAATTGTCGCAGATCGGGCGGGGCTGGCAGCGGAGGACACGCTGGAGGGCACCCTGCAATTGTTGCAGCAGTGGCTGGCTCTGGATGAGTCCGAACGACGACAGATGCAAACACTGGCACAGCAAAGTTTTTTCAAGCGATTTGAAATCAGTCAGGCCGCCCGCGATCTAGTCGCGGCGATCGAGGGAACACCTGACCAGTGCGAAGCGATCGCCGACGTCAGATAA